A single genomic interval of Bacteroidia bacterium harbors:
- a CDS encoding polysaccharide deacetylase family protein yields the protein MEKEKHTNILLFSIDFEDIRMLVPDGMKYSERVPAMMEKYLTFLQNKNAKATFFVVGNTVKLYSSLLKDIAKEGHEIACHTHNHIPLDQHTKASFREDILLNIDALTSIGCEQPKGFRAPGLSLTAKTQWAYDVLQELGFTYSSSVMATNSAFHSWADFGKEFKEVKKGFWELPPTLMENNFLCFPFASSVYFRFLPAFVSRNALRIKFNKKSPIISYFHAFDIDYEQEHFMHPGVNDNRLFNFLMYYNRKGMLEKFESVLPDNYTIMPHGEYVKNILMQTNKIKPIVSKTAVDIGCTATPLHTEVLSANTAK from the coding sequence TTGGAAAAAGAAAAACATACCAATATTTTACTCTTCAGTATTGATTTTGAAGACATCCGTATGCTGGTTCCTGACGGAATGAAATACAGCGAACGCGTTCCCGCGATGATGGAAAAATATCTCACTTTCCTTCAGAATAAAAATGCCAAAGCCACTTTTTTTGTGGTCGGAAATACGGTAAAATTATATTCTTCTCTTTTAAAAGACATCGCCAAAGAAGGTCACGAAATTGCTTGTCATACACACAATCATATTCCTTTAGATCAACACACAAAAGCTTCTTTTAGAGAAGACATATTGTTAAATATTGACGCGTTGACGAGCATTGGTTGTGAGCAACCGAAAGGTTTTCGCGCGCCGGGATTATCGCTCACTGCAAAAACACAATGGGCGTACGATGTTTTGCAGGAATTGGGATTTACCTATTCTTCGTCTGTGATGGCTACTAACAGTGCCTTTCACAGTTGGGCAGATTTCGGAAAAGAGTTTAAAGAAGTAAAAAAAGGTTTTTGGGAATTGCCGCCAACGCTGATGGAAAATAATTTTTTGTGTTTCCCTTTTGCATCGAGTGTATATTTTCGATTTCTTCCGGCATTTGTTTCGCGTAATGCGCTTCGTATAAAATTCAATAAAAAAAGTCCTATTATCAGCTATTTTCACGCATTCGATATTGATTACGAACAGGAACATTTTATGCATCCAGGCGTAAACGACAATCGCTTATTTAATTTTTTGATGTATTACAATCGTAAAGGAATGCTTGAAAAATTTGAAAGTGTTTTGCCCGATAATTATACGATTATGCCGCACGGCGAATACGTAAAAAATATTTTAATGCAGACGAACAAAATCAAGCCGATTGTTTCCAAAACAGCAGTCGATATTGGATGTACAGCCACACCGCTACACACGGAAGTGCTTTCAGCGAATACGGCAAAATAA
- a CDS encoding dipeptide epimerase, producing the protein MKIRFTPHWLEFKYPFTLSVGSRTRTPIVITEIEHENCIGFGEASMPPYLGETHESVISFLQKASPLIEKNSDDFNIEKIMQEIDALAKNNTAAKASIDIALHDLLGKIKKQSCHEMLDINVEKMPLTFFTLGMDEPKVLEQKIKEAEDWKILKIKLGSANDKQRIEFIRSITDKPIAIDVNQGWKDKIFVHEMLCWLHEKNILFVEQAMPKEMKDEMKWLKEKSPIILFGDESIQRLSDVNEAAQMFHGINIKLMKCTGMSEALKIIVRARELNLKIMIGCMSETSCANAAAAQLAPLTDWADLDGPALIKNDFFEGFEIKNGKILLNNLPGIGVLLKK; encoded by the coding sequence TTGAAAATTCGTTTTACGCCGCATTGGCTGGAATTCAAATATCCGTTCACACTTTCTGTTGGCTCGCGAACACGCACACCAATTGTGATTACGGAAATAGAACACGAAAATTGTATCGGTTTTGGAGAGGCTTCCATGCCACCTTATCTGGGCGAAACACACGAAAGTGTAATTTCATTTTTGCAAAAAGCAAGCCCGCTTATTGAAAAAAATTCAGATGATTTTAACATCGAAAAAATAATGCAAGAAATAGATGCGCTTGCAAAAAATAATACTGCTGCAAAAGCATCCATTGATATTGCCTTACACGATTTACTCGGAAAAATAAAAAAACAATCTTGTCACGAAATGCTTGACATTAATGTCGAAAAAATGCCGCTCACTTTTTTTACGCTCGGTATGGACGAACCAAAAGTGTTGGAACAAAAAATTAAAGAAGCCGAAGATTGGAAAATTTTAAAAATAAAATTGGGTAGTGCAAACGACAAACAACGAATCGAATTTATTCGCAGCATTACCGATAAACCTATTGCCATTGATGTAAATCAAGGATGGAAAGATAAAATTTTTGTACATGAAATGCTTTGTTGGTTACACGAAAAAAATATTTTATTTGTGGAACAAGCCATGCCGAAAGAAATGAAAGACGAAATGAAATGGCTGAAAGAAAAAAGTCCGATAATACTTTTTGGTGATGAATCCATTCAACGACTCAGCGATGTAAACGAAGCCGCACAGATGTTTCACGGCATCAATATTAAATTGATGAAATGCACTGGCATGAGCGAAGCATTAAAAATAATTGTGCGCGCACGCGAATTAAATTTAAAAATAATGATTGGTTGTATGTCTGAAACATCTTGCGCAAATGCTGCGGCAGCACAGTTAGCACCCTTAACAGATTGGGCAGATTTAGACGGACCTGCACTTATTAAAAATGATTTTTTTGAAGGATTCGAAATAAAAAACGGAAAAATTTTACTGAACAATTTACCAGGGATTGGCGTGTTACTGAAAAAATAA
- a CDS encoding cation transporter: MKHSYSISGMTCSGCQAKVQHLLSKVEGVKNVRVDLEKNEVEVEMGTHISTDYLKAALKEYPKYQLSEKKIPSVLISETTDTRTWFEIYQPILLIFFYISAISIIASISANSFNWMRAMRIFMSGSFLVFSFFKMLDLKGFADSYAMYDIFAKKWKSWGFVYAFLEAGLGIAYAANLSPIILNSIMIIIMTISSIGVIKSVLSKTTIRCACLGAVFNLPMSTVTIIEDVLMIFMGIITLLFLHG, encoded by the coding sequence ATGAAACACTCCTATTCTATCAGCGGAATGACTTGTTCTGGCTGCCAAGCAAAAGTTCAGCACTTACTTTCAAAAGTAGAAGGTGTAAAAAATGTGCGCGTTGATTTAGAAAAAAACGAAGTAGAAGTTGAAATGGGAACACACATTTCTACCGATTACTTAAAAGCGGCGTTAAAAGAATATCCGAAATACCAACTCAGCGAAAAAAAAATTCCGAGCGTACTTATTTCTGAAACAACCGACACTCGAACATGGTTTGAAATCTATCAACCTATTTTATTGATTTTTTTCTATATCAGCGCTATCTCAATAATAGCAAGTATATCCGCCAATTCATTTAATTGGATGCGCGCCATGCGTATTTTTATGAGCGGTTCTTTTCTTGTATTTTCTTTTTTTAAAATGCTTGATTTAAAAGGCTTCGCAGATAGTTATGCCATGTATGACATCTTTGCAAAAAAATGGAAATCGTGGGGTTTTGTATATGCCTTTTTGGAAGCAGGCTTAGGAATTGCTTACGCAGCCAACCTTTCTCCCATCATCCTAAATAGTATCATGATTATTATTATGACGATAAGTAGTATTGGTGTTATAAAAAGTGTGCTCAGTAAAACGACTATTCGCTGCGCTTGTTTAGGTGCTGTTTTTAATTTGCCGATGAGTACCGTTACAATTATTGAAGATGTACTGATGATTTTTATGGGCATCATTACATTGCTTTTTTTACATGGATAA
- a CDS encoding outer membrane beta-barrel protein, translating to MKKYFFATLFFVSGTFCLQAQNDSGFVHKGILAGVGTIGVGDMFAHNISNVYITGNLEYYPEKKVSVRGDAYFFLNSLTQNSPLKQNSSIYFGAFYHFPTHSGFDPLIGFQPGIAFAKTTDTAYGKSDPGSAAPLFSVVTGFNFFGDKWFHIQVNVRYTVGQEYDQQSQFNLNELSFNFGLGWNIDLLSKKK from the coding sequence ATGAAAAAATATTTTTTCGCAACCCTCTTTTTCGTATCCGGAACTTTTTGTTTGCAAGCGCAAAATGATTCTGGATTTGTACACAAAGGAATTTTGGCAGGCGTTGGAACCATTGGTGTTGGTGATATGTTCGCACATAATATTTCGAACGTTTACATTACTGGGAATTTAGAATATTATCCTGAAAAAAAAGTTTCTGTACGAGGCGATGCTTATTTTTTCCTCAATTCTCTCACTCAAAATAGTCCGCTGAAACAAAATAGTTCTATTTATTTCGGTGCGTTTTATCATTTCCCAACACATTCCGGATTTGATCCTTTAATTGGATTTCAGCCCGGAATTGCTTTTGCCAAAACCACCGATACGGCTTACGGAAAATCAGATCCAGGTTCTGCGGCGCCTTTGTTTTCCGTTGTAACGGGATTTAATTTTTTTGGCGATAAATGGTTTCACATCCAAGTAAATGTGCGTTATACGGTGGGACAAGAATACGATCAACAAAGTCAGTTTAACCTCAACGAATTGAGTTTTAATTTCGGCTTAGGTTGGAATATTGATTTATTGAGCAAGAAAAAATAA
- a CDS encoding glycosyltransferase has product MADKSSDIVLSLIIPAYKCADVFEKNFPKLKTHLQTLSCTYEVIIVDDGSNDDGRLKNIAQQLDCLYLFHEKNKGKGAAIKTGMNAACGKYKIFTDADIPYEYEAIDTMLYFLSEQKIGMVVGDRKMMRSVYFEDVSRLRNIGSKFFSYLVGTLIVGGWYDTQCGIKGFSKEAADELFSLSRIDGFAMDVELFYIALKKKYEIKRISVKLRSKDGQSVRVFLHGITMSFSLLKIIFFKLSGKYKLN; this is encoded by the coding sequence ATGGCAGATAAGAGCAGCGATATTGTTTTAAGTTTAATTATTCCCGCGTATAAATGCGCTGATGTGTTCGAAAAAAATTTTCCGAAACTGAAAACACATTTGCAAACACTTTCGTGCACGTACGAGGTAATTATTGTGGATGACGGCAGCAACGACGACGGAAGATTGAAAAATATCGCACAGCAATTAGATTGCCTTTATCTTTTTCACGAAAAAAATAAAGGCAAAGGTGCTGCTATTAAAACCGGCATGAATGCGGCTTGCGGAAAATATAAAATTTTTACCGATGCTGATATTCCTTACGAATACGAAGCGATTGACACGATGCTTTATTTCTTAAGCGAACAAAAAATTGGCATGGTAGTAGGCGATCGCAAAATGATGCGCTCCGTTTATTTTGAAGATGTATCGCGTTTGCGAAATATCGGCAGTAAATTTTTTAGTTATTTGGTGGGAACGCTGATTGTGGGCGGTTGGTACGATACACAATGCGGTATCAAAGGATTTAGTAAAGAAGCAGCGGACGAACTTTTTTCGCTTTCGCGGATTGATGGTTTTGCGATGGACGTAGAACTTTTCTACATCGCATTGAAAAAGAAATACGAAATAAAACGAATTTCCGTAAAGCTTAGAAGTAAGGATGGACAAAGCGTTCGTGTGTTTTTACACGGAATAACGATGAGTTTCTCGCTCTTGAAAATTATTTTTTTCAAACTCTCTGGGAAGTATAAACTCAATTAA
- a CDS encoding glycosyltransferase family 87 protein yields the protein MKNIFSKTFFYNEKFIFVMLFLFSAGIAIQRHLIGAANYGNFIIFRNSFFHLINYQDLYLKYSHEYRDYFLYSPTFAVLMAPFALLPIFPSMILWSVLNGICIFFAIKMLPFDVRKKFFLFLIIFMEFNTSLTNMQTNTLVVSFLIFTFAFLERKNNFLAALFLVLTFYIKIYGIFAGIFFLMYPDKIKFILSTIFWMLLLFLLPLIFISFKHLSFLYQSWFYLTTAFQADQTGVSLIGILKTWFHFQPPTLWIELFGTFILVLPFFKKKFFKNAHFRIFWLASFLIWSVIFNHMAESPSYIIALFGVGIWYLAVTPKKTEMILLGFVLILTCLASSDAVPLSVRMHVILPYSLKALPCVAVWLYIQYRLLFWKQSA from the coding sequence ATGAAAAATATTTTTTCAAAAACTTTTTTTTACAACGAAAAATTTATTTTCGTGATGCTGTTTCTTTTTTCGGCAGGCATCGCCATCCAGCGCCATTTAATAGGTGCAGCCAATTACGGCAATTTTATCATCTTCCGAAATTCTTTTTTTCATCTGATAAATTACCAAGATTTATACCTTAAATATTCGCACGAGTACCGAGATTATTTTTTGTACAGCCCTACTTTTGCTGTGTTGATGGCACCTTTCGCCTTGTTGCCAATATTCCCAAGCATGATTTTGTGGAGTGTTTTGAATGGGATTTGCATCTTTTTTGCTATTAAAATGTTGCCCTTCGACGTTCGAAAAAAGTTTTTTTTATTCCTCATTATTTTCATGGAATTCAATACTTCGCTCACCAATATGCAAACCAATACGCTGGTGGTTTCTTTTCTTATTTTCACGTTTGCTTTTTTGGAACGAAAAAATAATTTTTTGGCGGCACTTTTTTTGGTGCTTACGTTTTACATTAAAATTTACGGCATTTTTGCGGGCATTTTTTTTCTGATGTATCCAGATAAAATAAAATTTATTTTGTCGACGATTTTTTGGATGCTCCTTTTATTTTTACTGCCTTTGATTTTTATTTCTTTCAAGCATTTGAGTTTTTTATACCAAAGTTGGTTTTATTTAACAACTGCTTTTCAAGCCGATCAAACGGGGGTTTCGCTGATAGGCATTTTAAAAACGTGGTTTCATTTTCAGCCGCCGACTTTGTGGATAGAACTTTTCGGAACCTTTATTTTAGTACTTCCTTTTTTCAAAAAAAAATTTTTCAAGAACGCACATTTTCGTATTTTTTGGTTGGCGTCTTTTTTAATTTGGAGTGTTATTTTCAATCACATGGCGGAGTCGCCGTCGTACATTATTGCGCTATTTGGCGTAGGAATTTGGTATTTGGCGGTTACACCTAAAAAAACGGAAATGATTTTATTGGGGTTTGTTTTGATATTGACTTGCCTCGCATCGTCCGACGCTGTGCCTTTAAGCGTGCGGATGCACGTTATTTTGCCGTATTCGCTGAAAGCACTTCCGTGTGTAGCGGTGTGGCTGTACATCCAATATCGACTGCTGTTTTGGAAACAATCGGCTTGA
- a CDS encoding tetratricopeptide repeat protein produces the protein MNKKNKKKISLQKIIKTSEEVQLASHSRTWKNKWMFLLFLFSLVLYANTIPNNYAFDDEVAITSNTYTQQGLKGIPELMSTDFFSGIYGQSLDLNGGRYRPLSLVMFAVEHHFFGNDPHPSHLINVLLYALSSVILFLLLLDFFPEKPFIALVASLLFVAHPLHTEVVANIKSRDEILSFLFLLYTLRFGLKAFKTGLKKYFFYGCFFYFLALLSKENGITFIAVIPITAYFFTDETSGRKCFKKSIPFFITALFYLILRTAMVGLGAKASTDVLENPFVHTSFLEHMATVSYISGKYIWMLFFPYPLSADYSFNQIPIINFVNLKAIIPFVIVFFLMLWAIKNTKQKHLLAYCILFYGTTFSIVSNIFFNIGASMGERFLYLPSLAFCIAAAYFLNFLSKKKVHQKNNFSKPIILFLSLVLMLFSIEIIARNRDWKDNITLFSTDVNTVPNSAKAHYYYGNSLLITALKMPDDALEQKRIETSKSEFLKSVKIDSDFFTSYYNLGRIYDVEKQPDSAIFYLQKVLKINPTHIFTQGLLGSVYGKEKGNYDQAIYYLKKAVLYNPKDVKSWQNLGIAYAMKQQFSNALNAFNQALQLNLNDAQSYLNIAITYQNMNEPEKAKPFFSKAFELNPALKK, from the coding sequence ATGAATAAAAAAAACAAGAAAAAAATTTCACTACAAAAAATAATTAAAACTTCCGAAGAAGTTCAATTAGCAAGCCATTCGAGAACATGGAAAAATAAATGGATGTTCTTATTATTCCTTTTTTCTCTTGTCCTTTACGCCAATACCATCCCCAATAATTATGCCTTCGACGACGAAGTTGCTATTACCTCTAACACCTATACGCAACAAGGTTTAAAAGGCATTCCAGAATTAATGAGTACCGATTTTTTTTCTGGTATTTATGGACAATCCTTGGATTTGAACGGTGGTCGTTATCGTCCGCTTTCCTTAGTGATGTTTGCTGTAGAACATCATTTTTTCGGAAACGATCCACATCCTTCTCACCTGATCAATGTGCTGTTATATGCGCTGAGTTCCGTCATTTTATTTTTGTTGTTGCTCGATTTTTTTCCGGAAAAACCTTTCATCGCTTTAGTCGCAAGTCTTTTGTTTGTGGCGCATCCGCTGCATACTGAAGTGGTGGCGAATATCAAAAGTAGAGATGAAATTCTTTCTTTTCTATTTTTACTTTATACCTTGCGCTTTGGCTTGAAAGCTTTTAAAACAGGTTTGAAAAAATATTTTTTCTACGGATGTTTTTTTTATTTCCTTGCACTTTTATCCAAAGAAAACGGAATTACTTTTATCGCTGTAATCCCTATTACGGCTTATTTTTTTACAGATGAAACGAGCGGTAGAAAATGCTTTAAAAAAAGTATTCCATTTTTTATTACTGCATTATTTTATTTGATTTTACGAACAGCCATGGTCGGTCTTGGCGCAAAAGCGAGTACAGATGTATTGGAAAATCCTTTTGTACATACCTCTTTTTTGGAGCACATGGCAACCGTATCTTACATCAGCGGAAAATACATTTGGATGCTATTTTTTCCGTATCCGCTTTCTGCAGATTATTCTTTTAACCAAATCCCTATTATCAATTTTGTGAATTTAAAAGCAATAATTCCTTTTGTAATAGTATTTTTTTTAATGTTGTGGGCGATAAAAAACACAAAACAAAAACACCTTCTTGCTTATTGCATTTTATTTTACGGAACTACCTTTTCAATTGTTTCTAATATTTTTTTCAATATCGGAGCGTCTATGGGAGAGCGATTTTTATACCTTCCATCGCTTGCATTTTGCATTGCTGCAGCTTATTTTTTAAATTTTTTATCCAAAAAAAAAGTGCATCAAAAAAATAATTTTTCAAAACCAATTATTCTTTTTTTATCGCTTGTATTGATGTTATTTTCAATCGAAATAATTGCGAGGAATAGAGATTGGAAAGACAATATTACACTTTTCTCAACGGATGTAAATACGGTTCCGAACAGCGCCAAGGCGCATTATTATTATGGAAATTCATTGCTCATTACAGCTCTCAAAATGCCCGATGATGCGCTGGAGCAAAAAAGGATCGAAACATCCAAATCCGAATTTTTAAAATCGGTTAAAATTGATTCTGATTTTTTTACTTCCTATTATAATTTAGGGCGGATTTATGATGTCGAAAAGCAACCTGATTCTGCGATTTTTTATCTTCAAAAAGTACTAAAAATAAATCCAACACATATTTTTACACAAGGCTTGCTTGGCTCCGTTTATGGAAAAGAAAAAGGCAATTACGACCAAGCGATTTATTATCTAAAAAAAGCAGTTTTGTACAATCCTAAAGATGTAAAATCGTGGCAAAATTTAGGAATCGCTTACGCAATGAAACAACAATTTTCGAATGCGCTGAATGCCTTTAATCAGGCGTTGCAATTGAATTTAAACGATGCGCAATCTTATTTGAATATTGCCATTACCTATCAAAACATGAATGAACCGGAAAAAGCAAAGCCCTTTTTTAGTAAAGCATTTGAGTTAAATCCTGCTTTGAAAAAATAA
- the typA gene encoding translational GTPase TypA: MQKIRNIAIIAHVDHGKTTLVDKILLQGKLFRDNQESGELILDSNDLERERGITILSKNVSVVYKGTKINIIDTPGHADFGGEVERVLNMADGVLLLVDAFEGPMPQTRFVLQKALELGLKAIVVINKVDKPNCRPDEVHDSVFELFFNLDATEEQLNFPTIYGSSKQGWMSTDWNKPTTDITPLLDCIIEHIPDAPMNEGTLQMQITSLDYSSFVGRIAVGRVFRGEIKENMPISLVKRDGKIIKTRIKDLFVFEGLGKRKIDVVKAGDICAVTGIEGFEIADTIADYENPEGLKPISIDEPTMSMLFTINNSPFFGKEGKFVTSRHLRDRLYKELEKNLAMRLKETGSPDSYLVFGRGILHLSILIETMRREGYEIQVGQPQVILKEIDGMKHEPVETLSIDTPQETSGKVIELVSQRKGDMLIMVPKGDLIHLEFEIPSRGLIGLRNNILTSTAGEAIMAHRFKAYMPWKGPIPGRIAGVLISKDKGTAVAYAIDKLQDRGKFFIAAGEDIYTGQIIGEHIRPDDLVVNICTEKKLTNMRASGTDEKMRIVPKINFSLEEAMEYIQGDEYVEVTPKSIRLRKIVLEEGDRKRSKPKVEA, translated from the coding sequence ATGCAAAAAATAAGAAACATTGCCATTATTGCCCACGTCGATCACGGAAAAACGACTTTAGTAGATAAAATTTTACTTCAAGGAAAACTTTTCCGCGACAACCAAGAATCGGGAGAATTGATCCTCGATAGCAATGATTTGGAGCGCGAGAGAGGAATTACGATTCTTTCTAAAAACGTGTCGGTAGTTTATAAAGGCACTAAAATAAATATCATTGATACTCCCGGACATGCTGATTTTGGTGGTGAAGTAGAACGAGTATTAAATATGGCGGATGGCGTTTTGTTATTGGTGGATGCCTTTGAAGGACCTATGCCACAAACACGTTTCGTGTTGCAAAAAGCTTTGGAATTGGGATTAAAAGCAATCGTTGTCATCAATAAAGTAGACAAACCAAATTGCCGTCCAGATGAAGTACACGATTCAGTTTTCGAATTGTTCTTCAATTTGGATGCAACCGAGGAACAATTGAATTTCCCTACTATTTACGGTTCTTCCAAACAAGGTTGGATGTCGACAGATTGGAACAAACCAACCACCGATATCACGCCATTGTTGGATTGTATCATCGAACACATTCCGGATGCACCAATGAATGAAGGTACTTTGCAAATGCAAATTACTTCCTTGGATTATTCTTCTTTTGTAGGACGAATTGCTGTTGGCCGTGTTTTTAGAGGAGAGATAAAAGAAAATATGCCGATTTCTTTGGTAAAAAGAGATGGAAAAATTATCAAAACAAGAATCAAAGATTTATTTGTTTTTGAAGGATTGGGAAAACGTAAAATAGACGTTGTAAAAGCCGGAGATATTTGTGCCGTTACCGGAATTGAAGGTTTCGAAATTGCAGATACCATTGCGGATTATGAAAATCCAGAAGGCTTAAAACCTATCAGCATTGACGAGCCAACGATGAGCATGCTTTTTACGATTAACAATTCTCCGTTTTTCGGAAAAGAAGGAAAGTTTGTTACTTCACGCCATTTGCGCGATCGTCTTTATAAAGAGTTGGAAAAAAATCTCGCGATGCGTTTGAAAGAAACAGGATCTCCTGATTCGTATTTGGTTTTCGGACGCGGAATTCTGCATTTATCTATTTTAATAGAAACAATGCGCAGAGAAGGTTACGAGATACAAGTAGGACAACCACAAGTTATCTTAAAAGAAATTGACGGCATGAAACACGAGCCGGTTGAAACACTAAGTATTGATACTCCGCAAGAAACTTCTGGAAAAGTGATCGAATTGGTAAGTCAACGTAAAGGCGATATGTTAATCATGGTTCCGAAAGGCGATTTGATACATTTAGAATTTGAAATTCCTTCGCGCGGATTAATTGGGTTGAGAAATAATATTTTGACATCTACTGCCGGAGAAGCAATTATGGCACATCGTTTCAAAGCATATATGCCTTGGAAAGGTCCAATTCCGGGACGTATTGCAGGTGTACTTATTTCTAAAGATAAAGGTACTGCTGTTGCGTATGCGATTGATAAATTACAAGACAGAGGCAAATTTTTTATCGCAGCTGGAGAAGATATTTATACAGGACAAATAATCGGAGAACACATTCGTCCAGATGATTTAGTGGTAAATATTTGTACCGAGAAAAAATTAACGAATATGCGTGCTTCTGGAACTGATGAGAAAATGCGTATCGTTCCGAAAATTAATTTTTCACTCGAAGAAGCGATGGAATATATTCAGGGAGATGAATATGTGGAAGTAACACCAAAATCTATTCGTTTGCGTAAAATTGTGTTGGAAGAAGGAGATCGCAAACGTTCAAAACCAAAAGTAGAAGCTTAA